One part of the Rhodococcus oxybenzonivorans genome encodes these proteins:
- a CDS encoding R2-like ligand-binding oxidase produces MSTITPGRPYAPGREGFSSLRSGGLNWDAFPLRLFTKGNAKFWNPVELDFSRDAQDWEELNSEQQRSATYLCAQFIAGEEAVTEDIQPFMKAMAAEGRFGDEMYLTQFCFEEAKHTQVFRLWMDAVGLTQDLHPFVADNPYYRQLFYEELPGSLGVLETDPSPANQIRASVTYNHVIEGSLALTGYYAWQKVCATRGILPGMQDLVKRIGDDERRHMAWGTFTCRRHVAADDNNWNVVQERMAELMPMALGMIDWVNAQFEVQPFGLDNDEFLAYAADRAQRRLSAIESARGRPVEEIDLDYSPEVLEERFGEEDAKALTEAAG; encoded by the coding sequence ATGTCGACGATCACACCCGGACGACCGTACGCACCCGGCAGGGAGGGATTCAGTTCGCTCCGTTCCGGCGGCCTGAACTGGGACGCCTTTCCGCTGCGACTGTTCACCAAGGGGAACGCCAAGTTCTGGAATCCCGTCGAGCTCGATTTCAGCCGGGATGCGCAGGACTGGGAGGAGCTGAACAGCGAGCAGCAGCGGAGCGCGACGTACCTGTGTGCGCAGTTCATCGCCGGTGAGGAGGCGGTCACCGAGGACATTCAGCCCTTCATGAAGGCGATGGCCGCAGAGGGCCGGTTCGGTGACGAGATGTACCTGACTCAGTTCTGCTTCGAAGAGGCCAAGCACACGCAGGTGTTCCGGTTGTGGATGGACGCGGTCGGGCTCACGCAGGACTTGCATCCGTTCGTCGCCGACAATCCGTACTACCGCCAATTGTTCTACGAGGAGCTTCCCGGATCTCTGGGCGTTCTCGAGACGGATCCGAGCCCCGCCAACCAGATTCGCGCCAGCGTCACCTATAACCATGTCATCGAGGGCAGTCTCGCGCTGACCGGGTACTACGCCTGGCAGAAGGTGTGCGCGACCCGCGGGATACTCCCCGGCATGCAGGATCTCGTCAAGCGGATCGGCGACGACGAACGTCGTCACATGGCCTGGGGAACCTTCACCTGCCGACGGCATGTCGCGGCCGACGACAACAACTGGAATGTGGTGCAGGAGCGGATGGCGGAGCTGATGCCGATGGCACTGGGCATGATCGATTGGGTCAACGCACAATTCGAGGTTCAGCCGTTCGGTCTCGACAACGACGAGTTCCTGGCCTACGCCGCGGACCGTGCGCAGCGTCGCCTCTCGGCGATCGAGTCGGCACGCGGCCGGCCGGTCGAGGAAATCGACCTCGACTACTCCCCGGAGGTGCTCGAGGAGCGGTTCGGCGAGGAGGACGCCAAGGCGCTGACCGAGGCAGCAGGCTGA
- a CDS encoding alpha/beta fold hydrolase, translating into METSRTTATRTGVAIAYRDSGVRSGPAAHLVPVVLVHGMGGDGGTWDRFMRALVSRGRRVVVLDLRGHGRSARAASYLFEEFGSDVVEVCDNLGLSQVDLVGHSLGGHAASLAAQTRPELVRRLVIEEAPLPLRPGDPEQVFSNRLPSLPELWHATTSLIRHPRAVFAFDRSMTRSALEQFRRPDPLWWDQLPRIEADTLILRGGPGGMVDARRLESAVAAIPRCRVVVFPGGHSIHRDRYDEFEAAAMPFLMESEPN; encoded by the coding sequence GTGGAGACGAGCAGGACGACCGCGACCCGCACCGGTGTCGCCATCGCGTACCGCGACAGCGGAGTGCGCAGTGGCCCGGCCGCTCATCTAGTGCCCGTGGTTCTCGTGCACGGAATGGGCGGTGACGGCGGAACGTGGGACCGGTTCATGCGGGCGCTGGTCTCACGCGGGCGCCGGGTCGTCGTGCTCGATCTACGGGGACACGGTCGCAGTGCCCGCGCTGCGTCGTACCTGTTCGAAGAGTTCGGTTCCGATGTGGTGGAAGTGTGCGACAACCTGGGCCTGTCGCAGGTCGATCTCGTCGGTCATTCGCTCGGCGGTCATGCCGCCTCACTCGCAGCCCAGACCCGCCCCGAGCTGGTGCGGCGGTTGGTCATCGAGGAGGCCCCACTTCCGTTGCGGCCCGGTGACCCGGAGCAGGTCTTCTCGAACAGGCTGCCGTCCCTGCCGGAGCTGTGGCATGCGACGACGAGCCTGATCCGGCACCCGCGGGCCGTGTTCGCCTTCGACCGGTCGATGACACGCTCGGCGCTCGAGCAGTTCCGCCGCCCGGACCCGTTGTGGTGGGACCAGCTGCCACGGATCGAGGCGGACACACTGATCCTGCGCGGCGGTCCCGGCGGGATGGTAGATGCCCGTCGACTCGAATCCGCAGTCGCCGCGATACCGAGATGCCGGGTGGTGGTTTTCCCCGGGGGACACAGCATTCACCGTGATCGGTACGACGAGTTCGAGGCGGCGGCGATGCCGTTCCTGATGGAGTCCGAGCCGAACTGA
- a CDS encoding dihydrofolate reductase family protein, with product MSEVSTPAIRRVIVQELTTLDGFVAGPSGELDFFEAVSDFGEVDRDNVDLLADVDLVLLGRNTYQMFVEYWPTAEGEVVGEVVNTLPKLVFSSTLGRAPWGSWEPAQVYDGNVVERVRQLLREPGGDVVVWGSVTLAKSLLAADLVDEIQLRVVPVLLGRGQRLLDEDTGMHALTLLEAKGYESGIVTLRYRVVPATP from the coding sequence ATGAGTGAGGTGTCTACGCCCGCAATTCGCCGGGTGATCGTGCAGGAACTGACCACTCTCGACGGGTTCGTCGCCGGGCCGTCGGGCGAGCTCGACTTCTTCGAGGCGGTGTCCGATTTCGGTGAGGTCGATCGGGACAACGTAGATCTTCTCGCCGACGTGGATCTGGTTCTGTTGGGCCGCAACACCTATCAGATGTTCGTCGAGTACTGGCCCACCGCGGAAGGCGAGGTGGTGGGCGAGGTGGTGAACACGCTTCCCAAGCTCGTGTTTTCGTCCACCCTCGGCAGGGCGCCGTGGGGATCGTGGGAACCGGCGCAGGTGTACGACGGGAACGTGGTCGAGCGGGTGCGGCAGTTGCTGCGGGAGCCCGGTGGTGACGTGGTCGTGTGGGGGAGTGTCACCCTGGCCAAGTCGCTACTCGCGGCAGATCTGGTCGACGAGATTCAGTTGCGCGTGGTGCCGGTGCTGCTGGGGCGCGGGCAGCGTCTTCTCGACGAGGACACCGGGATGCACGCCCTCACGCTCCTCGAGGCGAAGGGGTACGAGTCGGGGATCGTGACGCTGCGTTATCGGGTCGTCCCCGCCACACCGTGA